Proteins from a genomic interval of Scatophagus argus isolate fScaArg1 chromosome 6, fScaArg1.pri, whole genome shotgun sequence:
- the LOC124061203 gene encoding claudin-7: MASSGLQLLGFLLSLVGLAATVAATFMVEWKKQSQGKTHRIYEGLWMACSGWERTTCEFHQSVLKLPTEVQATRAVMLLSILLSTLAVLVSTLGMKCTRFMDGRSESKSTTAMIGGIMFMIAGLLTIIITSWYVTMIVQTFNKSHRLESFEFGNAVFVSWAGGLLTMAGGAFLSCRRCSRSESESISGNHLFPNTHQTSNYV; encoded by the exons ATGGCCAGCTCGGGTCTGCAGCTCCTCGGATTCCTCCTGTCACTGGTCGGTCTCGCAGCCACTGTTGCCGCTACGTTCATGGTTGAATGGAAGAAACAGTCACAGGGAAAGACGCACCGCATCTACGAGGGCTTGTGGATGGCCTGCAGCGGCTGGGAGAGAACAACCTGTGAATTTCACCAGTCCGTCCTGAAGCTGCCAA ctgaggTCCAGGCTACCAGGGCCGTGATGTTGCTCAGCATCTTGCTCTCCACCCTGGCGGTGTTGGTCTCCACACTGGGAATGAAGTGCACACGCTTCATGGATGGCAGGTCGGAGAGCAAATCCACGACCGCCATGATTGGAGGAATCATGTTCATGATTGCAG GTTTATTGACCATCATAATAACCTCCTGGTATGTCACGATGATTGTTCAGACATTTAATAAGTCTCATCGTCTGgaaag CTTTGAGTTTGGTAATGCGGTGTTTGTCAGCTGGGCTGGTGGCCTCCTCACTATGGCTGGCGGTGCTTTCCTGAGCTGTCGGAGATGTTCACGGTCGGAATCGGAGTCCATAAGTGGAAACCACCTCTTCCCCAACACCCACCAAACATCCAACTATGTCTAG